The window AATATTTTTTATAAGAGTTGTTTTTATAGGTTTTATCTCTTTAGGTGGAACTTCTTCTTGTATTTTTTTACCACATCCAGTTAAGAGAATAAGTATTATCAAGGTGATTGTTTTTTTTATCATAACAGTTCACTTCCTTGGGATAATATAAAAGTAATTACTACCGTCTAGCTTTTTAATATAATTTTTTTAAAAACAAAAGCACTTATAAAATAGATTGAGTTTATGATAACTATGGTGGCGCCAGTAGGAATATCTAATATATAAGAGGTGAAAATCCCTAAAATCACAGATGTAGAGGAAAAAAGGGCAGAAAAGGCAAGGGTGCTCTTGAAGCCTTTGGCCACCTGCAGCGCGGTAACTGCTGGGAATACAATTAGAGAAGATATAAGCATGGTTCCTACGATTCTTATTCCTAGGGCTATTGTGACCGATGTGAGTATTATAAGGAGCTGATTTAAGAGTCTTACATTTAGTCCTTGTGACACAGCGAACTCTTCATCATAAGTTATTGTGAAAAGATCAGGATAAAATAAGATAACTCCTGCTACAACAGTAACACAGAGGATCCCAGACATGATTATTTCTCCTTTGGTTATAATGAGAATGTTACCGAAAAGAAAACTGAATAAGTCCACGTTAAAGCCCTTTGAAAGACTGGCTATAAGTACACCTAGGGATACTGCAAGGGAAGAAACCAGACCAATTGCCGCGTCTCCGTCGATATTTGCCTTTTCATTTAGTTTCAGTATAAGGAAAGAAGCCATTATGACTAACGGAACAGACACCAGTATAGGTGAAAGAGAAAGCATTATCCCTAGAGCTACTGTTGCGAAGGCCACATGAGCCAGACCATCTCCTATAAGGGAAAGATTTTTCAGTACTAGGAAAGGTCCTAAAAAAGAGCATGAAAGAGATATAAATATACCTGACAATATTGCCCTTTGTATAAATGAGAAACTCAGTGCCTCTGTTATTTCATTAATGATCATGGGTATGCCTCCAGCAAAATTGATGTTGTGAGATTGAGCCAAAGTAAGCCGTCATCTTATCTGACTGGCAAAATTCATCATAATTTCCATAAAAAACAAGAGACCTGTCCAGATAAAGCATTTTTGAGGTATGTTTCCCTATCCCTCCTACATCGTGGGAGACAAAAAGTATAGTGACATTCTCTCTTAAGTTTATCTCTTTTAAAAGTTCATAGAACTCATTTCTTACCTTTGGGTCTAAAGCTGATGTAGGCTCGTCTAAGAATAAAATTTTAGGTTGTGATACTAGAGCTCTGGCTAAGAGCACCCTTTGTTGCTGACCTCCAGAAAGGTTTCCTATGGATTTATCTGCTAATTTTTCTATTTTTAGTTTTTTTAAAAGCTCATCTACATTTTTCCATTCTTTTTTTGAAAGATAGCGTGGAAACCTCTTTTTTCCAAGAAGTCCGGAAGCTACTACTTCTCTAACTTTTCCTGGGAAAGTCTTGTCAACCTTAAAACTTTTCTGTGGAAGGTAACCTATCTCTCCCGGACTTATGTTATGGTATTTTATACTTCCTGTAGAACTTTTTATTATTCCGACCATGGTTTTAACAAGGGTAGTTTTTCCAGAACCGTTTGGCCCTACGATGCCGATATAGTCCCCTGTGGCCACATCAAAAGATATATTTTCCAGAATTCTGATTCCGTTATAAGCTATGTTAAGTTTATCTACAGAGATGATGATATTATTCATTTTTTAGACCTCTTTTCAAATTTTTAAGGTTATCTTCCATTATATCTATATAACCCTTTCCGGATTTTAACTCTTCTTTGGATAGATTATGGACGCCATGTAAAAGCAGAATTTTTGTTTGGGTTTCTCTGGCTATAAGCTTTGCACTTTTGGGGTCTATAAGTTCTTCAAAATAAATATAAGAATCCCCACGTTTTTTTATAGTTTTGATAAGTTCTGCCATACGCCTTGGTGTAGGTTCTGCATCAGGAGAAAAACTTCTGTAAGGAGTAGTAAAGGTCAGGTTGTACCTCTTGGCAAAATATCCGAAGACCATATGTCCTGAGAAAACAACATCTCTTTTGTCTAGCTCTGACAGCTCTCTGTCTATTTTCTGATGAAGTCTTATAAGTTTATTTTTGTAAATTCTGGAATTTTCAATATAATATTCACTGTTTTTGGGATCTGTCTTTATAAATGCTGCAGTTATGTTGTCTGCCATCTTCATAGCAAGGACTGGATCTGTCCATATATGCGGGTCTTTATGATCGCCGTCTTTTATTTTCTCAATTCCCTGGCTGATGTCAGATACAGCAACTGATGAGGGGAGATTTTTACTCATTCTGTGAACCCAGGGTTCCATGTCTTCACCTGTATAGAGTAAAATATCAGAGGTAGTTATCCTGACCATATCTCTAGGTGTGGGCTCATAGGAGTGAGCCTCTACTCCAGGCGGCAAGAGAAGAGTAACTTCCGCCTTTTCTTTTCCTATATTTCTGGCAAAGTCATAATTTGGAAATATTGTGGCTATGACTTTTATATTTTTTCCAAAGGAAAAAGCTGTAAAAAACAGCGTAAGCAACAAAGTTATAAAAAATCTATTCATATATTTCCTCCTTTTTAACTATATATAGATTTATTCTAGTAATTTAAAAACATCCTTTATAATTACTTATAAATTCAGAGTAAAACTTTATTTTATTACTGGAAATTTTAAAAAAGCAACCTCGAAAAAATCCCGAGGTCGCTAAGTCAGATATATTTATAATTTAACTAATATTATTTGAGTTAGTCTTTTGTCTGTACATATCTTCGTCTGCAACATGGGTCAGTTTGTCGAAATCAGTTTCATCTGTTGGATAAACTGAACTTCCGATACTAGAGAAGATTTTAATTTTTTTATTCTGATGCTGGTAATCTATTGTTACGGCTTTTCTTATTCTTTCTTTTATAATTTTTACATCTGAGATATCCCCTATATCCGGGATAATAATAAGAAATTCGTCTCCTCCCAGTCTAAATACTGCCTCAGACTTTCTACATATTTTCAGTAGCTTGTCTGAGATCAGCTTCAATACCTCGTCTCCTGCCTTGTGTCCATAGGTGTCATTTATACTTTTAAATTTATTTATATCTAAAAGTAGTATGAGGACTTTGGTATTATTTCTCTTGGCCTTTTCAAATGCCATCTGGTAGAACTCATCAAGGAAAGCTCTGCTATAAAGTCCTGTAAGGTGATCATGAATCACTTCATTTTTAAATTTGAATCTCGAAATTATATTGTTGTAAAGAAGCGTTGCCGACAAAAAGGTCAGTAAAATCGACACGACAAATTTTAATACAATTTTATCATCTGCTCTTTCCCAACCGTTTATCGGGATAATAGCAGCACTCCAAAGGGTATTGCTGAATTCCATGTCAAGTATAATAGGGTCCTTTTTAAGTATTGAGCTCTCACCTAAAAACGGATTTTTTCTAAAAGTGTTGTCGTTAAAAAGTGCTATGTGAAGTCTGTTCTGTTTTTCAGACAAAAGGGCCCTCTCCATAAACTGGTCAGCATCTATTACTATACTCACCTGTCCCCAGTATCCTGTCTCATCATTTACTACTGGAATTCTTATGATAAATCCTTTTCCACCCTGTACGAGATCCAATGGTCCCTGTAGAATCTGCTTGAGCTTATATTTTACTTCTAGGACCTTTTCCCCTTGAAGGGGGATATCCAAAAGGTCTATTCCCACTGCTGACTCATTTCCTTCTTTTGGAAAAACCGATACTATAGTTGTATCTTTGATGGTTGATATATTTCTGATTAAATGCCCATCCCCCTGTACTAGATTGGAAAGATATTTGTCAGATTCCTCTGGACGAACCTGAGGATGGGTTTTTAAATAAGCTATATAACCCTTTAGTATATGCTCATTTATATTAAAAAAACTCTCGGTCTGAGACCTGTAGTGAAGAAATTTACCTATGGTTTCCTCTCTTTCATGCACATTACTGCTGTAGATCTCATTCTTCATATTAGAATAAAATGTAAATGACAATACAGCGAAGAAAAAAATAGGAATTGCAGCTGCTATGATGTAATATTTTTTAGAGATATTTTTTTTCACGGACTTTCTCCTTTGCGTAGAATCATATCAATCCTCTTTTAATTCGAGATATATTTTATGAAATTGATCCTGTATATCAGTAAAGGCCTTTAGAATGTCCGGATCGAAATGTTCAGGTGACGTTCTGCCATCACCTTCTGTTATTATTTTTACAGCTTCCTCATGGGTGAATGCTTTTTTATAAACTCTTTTGCTGATAAGGGCATCGTAGATATCAGCTATTGTCATGAGCCTAGCAGACAGGGGAATATCTTCCCCGGAGATCCCCTTAGGATAACCGGAACCGTCAAATTTTTCATGATGGCAGTAGGAGATCTCTTCTGCAAACTTTAAAAAAGTGTTTACTCCGTTTTTTTTCTCGGATTTGATAATGGCATCTCTTCCATAAATAGTGTGTTTTTTCATTATTTCAAACTCCTCGTCAGTATACCTTCCTGGCTTTAATAGGATGGCATCTGATATACCCACCTTACCTATATCATGAAGAGGAGCAGACTTTGAAATCAGCTCGATGTTTTTGTTTGTGAGAGCTTCTCTGAATCTAGGATGATCTTTTAAGTGTTCAGCCAAGGCTTTTACGTATCTTTTGGTCCTCAGAATATGGTTTCCTGTTTCGTTGTCACGCATCTCAGCTAAGTATGCAAGGCTGTTTATAGTAACCTCCTGTGTGAGTTTAAGTTCTTTGGTACGTTCATCTACTTTCTTTTCCAGGTTCTGGTTATGCTCTTTTAAGAGTGAGTCTCTCTGGTGGAGTTTGTAGGCCATGGAGTTGAACTCGGTGATAAGGTATCCCATCTCATTTTTAGAATTATAATCGATATTGTGGTTGAATTTTCCACTAGAGATTGAACTTATTGCCCTGTTTATTTTTGATATGGGAATAAACAAAATCTTTGTGAGGATAATGATCATAAAAATAAGCAGTGTGATACCCAGTGCCACAGTTTTTTCCAAAAAATAAATTTTGGAATTTTTGAGCTCTATCATTGCATTGTCCACATTTGACTTTAAAAAAAATACCCCACTTATATCTGAGTTGTTTATTCGGCTATACTCAGCCCCCTTTATAGGCATGGCTATGTTGAGTTTTCCTTCTTTAAAATCAGAGTCAATGTGTCTAAATTTATTTTTATTGATGATCTCTTTCACTGATGGCTCAGGTATTTTTTTTCCGATTTCTTCCTGATAATTTGAGGCGATAACTGTCTGGTCAGGGCTATAGACACGGATGGTATCAATATCTGGATAGGAACCTGCGTCTTCTATCTGTCTCTGGAGGGTAGCAATATCATAGTTTTCTAGTAAGACAGAGGTAGACCAGTTGAGGCTTGACAGAGTAGAGGAAAAATTGTCGATATATTCATTTTCAAAATATTCTTCTGAATAGTTATTCAGCATGGAAAAAGCCGATAAATTGATAACTATTATGGCAGCTATAATTCCGAGGGATATTTTCATATATATAGAAGAAAAAACTGTACCTCCGTAGAAGTCGAGTTTCTCCTGAGTCTCTTTTTTGTAGTTTAAAATTTTTTGCCAAATACCGGCAGGTTTTTTCTTGATCATTTAAATATCTCCTTTGACCATTTTGACAACAGTGCTGTCGTAGAGCTTTCTAGTGTCGATTTTTTTCTTTGTTAGTTTACTTTCAATCATAAATTGGTTTAAATTTTTCAGTTCTTCATCTATTTTTCCAGAAGAAAGTTCTTCCATGTTTTCATCTATAGAAAAAAATATGAACTTTTCATAGAATTTTTTGAATTCATTTACTGTAATTTTTTCTTTAGAAGCCATTATTTGATAGCCCTTTTCTGGGTTGTTTTTCACAAATTCCTGTGCCTTGTACCAGGCCTTTACCAGTTTTGAATAGTCCTCAGGCCTTTTGTCTAGAGATTTTTCTCTGGCTAAAATCACATCGGTGGACATCAACTTTCGGTTGCTTTGCATGAGTAGATTTCCATTTACCTTATCAACTGCAGTGCTTACATAGGGTTCATAGGTAACGGCTGCATCTACTTTTCCATCTATAAAGAGTTTTGAGGCTTCTTCAAAGGAGGAAACAGAGACAAGCTCAATATCATTTTCACTCATATTATTCTTTCTGAGGAACTTGTACAGTAAATAGTGTTCATCTCTATCAATTTCTACTGCTATTTTTTTCCCCTTTAAGTCACTGGCACTCTGAATCTCTTTATTGACAACCAGTCCCTGGTTTCCAAAGATGGTTTCTGTCATGAGTATTATCTTTGACTTTTCACCTTTTCCTGCGTGATATACAGCATTGAAATATGTGGAATGAACAAGATCGGTTTTCCCCAGGTAAAGTGATGCCATAGAGTCTGACCATTTTGTAAATCTTACTATTTCCACAGGAACATCTTCAAAATATCCTTGTTCTTCTGCAATATACCAAAGTTCACACGAAGGCCAGTTGTTGGCCGCGATTCTGATGGGTTTTTTCTCTTTGAAGCAGGAAGCAAACAAAATAATAGTAAACCCAAATATAAAAGGGAACAAGATATTCTTAATTTTCATAGGAACTCATCTCCAAAAGTGTTTTGGTCAAGACTTATATTTCTATCTACATAAATTATATAACAAAAAAATCACAAAATTAATTTTTACAATCACTCAATAATACCACAAGTCAACATAAAAATAACCTTAGAATGATAAAAAAACAATATTTTTAACATCTTAGTTAGGTTTGCTATTTGAAGGAACTTCCGGTAAATCACTGAATTTACCAGGATATAAGGGTAAACAATATTTTTCAACGAATATACACTAATAAAGGACAGGGAAATTAACACGAATAAGGATAAAATATTTTGGTCACAGAGGAAGCAGAGAAAAAGAGAGAGTGTCGCAGAATTAAAAACAGAACCATTTACGTTTTATTTTGCAATAGGTTTTTTATCAATTTTTATTAGCGGTAAAAGCTATTGACTCTTATATTTTTTTAGATTCGATTATTTTTGAGGATTTCTTAAAAGTAGCAAGTTAAGTCAAATTATACTATACTTGATATTAGGAATAGTTTGAATTTTATTAAAAATTAATTATTTTATTTGAAAATTAGGTTTTAATTGGGATTGACCGAAAAAATCAACTGGGGGAATTGATTATGGAAATTATTGAGCTTAAGACTAGCGGAAAATGTGAGATGGTAGATATAACCAAAAGAATAAAAGAAGCAGTGTATAAAAACAGATGGAATGACGGAATCCTTGTGGTTTTTTCTATGCACACCACAGGAGGAATCACCATAAATGAATCCTATGACCCTGATGTGCAGCATGACCTTATAAGGGCCTTAGATAAGATGGTTCCTGATCTTAACTTCAGACATATGGAGGGCAACTCTGATGCTCACTTAAAAACCAGTTTGATAGGTGCAGAAAGCACTCTTATAGTAGAAAAAGGTGAACTTTTACTGGGAACCTGGCAGGGAGTTTATTTTTGTGAGTTTGACGGTGGAAGAGAAAGACGGGTTCTTTTGAAATTCATAGGTAAATAATGTCACAGAGTAAAAAAACTTAAAAATGTCGTATACCGGATATTGCAGTTATAAACCTGAGGAGAATAAATATGAAGCTAGAAAATCGGATAAGAGTCTACATATTGACCTTGTTGACATTGAGCCTTGTTATAACATCAGGCCTTTTTATCGAAAGGGAACTTAGACTTATAGAGGATAAGGTGCAGGGGAATCTGAAGAATGTCAGTTCTCTTTTTGCCAGAGACCCATTTATTCAGAAGAATCTCTATGAAAAAAATCCTGACCTAATACAGAATTATGTGGAAAGAACCATGGAGTCCCTAGAGGAAATTGACCTTATTGTTGTGGCTGATATGTATGGAAAGCGATTTTCCCACGTAAACAGAGAAAAAGTGGGGAAATATTTTGTAGGGGGAGATGAAAAAAAAGTAATAGAAACAGGGGAAAGCTATTTTTCCAAGGCCAAGGGTACTTTGGGCATATCTATAAGAAGATTCGAACCTGTAGAGTATAGGGGGGAACAGGTAGGCTTTGTAACAGTTGGAAAGCTCTACTGGAAAATCCAAAAGGTGAAACGAGGCGTCATAGTTTATTTCACCTCGGCTCTTGTTATGGTTATACTTTTGAGTTTTATCCCTGCATCGACACTTTCTCAAAGCATCAAAAAGGAGCTAAAAGGATTTGAACCCAATGAGATAGGTAAGATATACGAGGAAAAGAAGA is drawn from Ilyobacter polytropus DSM 2926 and contains these coding sequences:
- a CDS encoding ABC transporter substrate-binding protein, with protein sequence MKIKNILFPFIFGFTIILFASCFKEKKPIRIAANNWPSCELWYIAEEQGYFEDVPVEIVRFTKWSDSMASLYLGKTDLVHSTYFNAVYHAGKGEKSKIILMTETIFGNQGLVVNKEIQSASDLKGKKIAVEIDRDEHYLLYKFLRKNNMSENDIELVSVSSFEEASKLFIDGKVDAAVTYEPYVSTAVDKVNGNLLMQSNRKLMSTDVILAREKSLDKRPEDYSKLVKAWYKAQEFVKNNPEKGYQIMASKEKITVNEFKKFYEKFIFFSIDENMEELSSGKIDEELKNLNQFMIESKLTKKKIDTRKLYDSTVVKMVKGDI
- a CDS encoding metal ABC transporter permease, whose amino-acid sequence is MIINEITEALSFSFIQRAILSGIFISLSCSFLGPFLVLKNLSLIGDGLAHVAFATVALGIMLSLSPILVSVPLVIMASFLILKLNEKANIDGDAAIGLVSSLAVSLGVLIASLSKGFNVDLFSFLFGNILIITKGEIIMSGILCVTVVAGVILFYPDLFTITYDEEFAVSQGLNVRLLNQLLIILTSVTIALGIRIVGTMLISSLIVFPAVTALQVAKGFKSTLAFSALFSSTSVILGIFTSYILDIPTGATIVIINSIYFISAFVFKKIILKS
- a CDS encoding metal ABC transporter solute-binding protein, Zn/Mn family; this translates as MNRFFITLLLTLFFTAFSFGKNIKVIATIFPNYDFARNIGKEKAEVTLLLPPGVEAHSYEPTPRDMVRITTSDILLYTGEDMEPWVHRMSKNLPSSVAVSDISQGIEKIKDGDHKDPHIWTDPVLAMKMADNITAAFIKTDPKNSEYYIENSRIYKNKLIRLHQKIDRELSELDKRDVVFSGHMVFGYFAKRYNLTFTTPYRSFSPDAEPTPRRMAELIKTIKKRGDSYIYFEELIDPKSAKLIARETQTKILLLHGVHNLSKEELKSGKGYIDIMEDNLKNLKRGLKNE
- a CDS encoding metal ABC transporter ATP-binding protein is translated as MNNIIISVDKLNIAYNGIRILENISFDVATGDYIGIVGPNGSGKTTLVKTMVGIIKSSTGSIKYHNISPGEIGYLPQKSFKVDKTFPGKVREVVASGLLGKKRFPRYLSKKEWKNVDELLKKLKIEKLADKSIGNLSGGQQQRVLLARALVSQPKILFLDEPTSALDPKVRNEFYELLKEINLRENVTILFVSHDVGGIGKHTSKMLYLDRSLVFYGNYDEFCQSDKMTAYFGSISQHQFCWRHTHDH
- a CDS encoding HD domain-containing phosphohydrolase, with product MIKKKPAGIWQKILNYKKETQEKLDFYGGTVFSSIYMKISLGIIAAIIVINLSAFSMLNNYSEEYFENEYIDNFSSTLSSLNWSTSVLLENYDIATLQRQIEDAGSYPDIDTIRVYSPDQTVIASNYQEEIGKKIPEPSVKEIINKNKFRHIDSDFKEGKLNIAMPIKGAEYSRINNSDISGVFFLKSNVDNAMIELKNSKIYFLEKTVALGITLLIFMIIILTKILFIPISKINRAISSISSGKFNHNIDYNSKNEMGYLITEFNSMAYKLHQRDSLLKEHNQNLEKKVDERTKELKLTQEVTINSLAYLAEMRDNETGNHILRTKRYVKALAEHLKDHPRFREALTNKNIELISKSAPLHDIGKVGISDAILLKPGRYTDEEFEIMKKHTIYGRDAIIKSEKKNGVNTFLKFAEEISYCHHEKFDGSGYPKGISGEDIPLSARLMTIADIYDALISKRVYKKAFTHEEAVKIITEGDGRTSPEHFDPDILKAFTDIQDQFHKIYLELKED
- a CDS encoding diguanylate cyclase domain-containing protein; protein product: MKKNISKKYYIIAAAIPIFFFAVLSFTFYSNMKNEIYSSNVHEREETIGKFLHYRSQTESFFNINEHILKGYIAYLKTHPQVRPEESDKYLSNLVQGDGHLIRNISTIKDTTIVSVFPKEGNESAVGIDLLDIPLQGEKVLEVKYKLKQILQGPLDLVQGGKGFIIRIPVVNDETGYWGQVSIVIDADQFMERALLSEKQNRLHIALFNDNTFRKNPFLGESSILKKDPIILDMEFSNTLWSAAIIPINGWERADDKIVLKFVVSILLTFLSATLLYNNIISRFKFKNEVIHDHLTGLYSRAFLDEFYQMAFEKAKRNNTKVLILLLDINKFKSINDTYGHKAGDEVLKLISDKLLKICRKSEAVFRLGGDEFLIIIPDIGDISDVKIIKERIRKAVTIDYQHQNKKIKIFSSIGSSVYPTDETDFDKLTHVADEDMYRQKTNSNNIS
- a CDS encoding secondary thiamine-phosphate synthase enzyme YjbQ, producing MEIIELKTSGKCEMVDITKRIKEAVYKNRWNDGILVVFSMHTTGGITINESYDPDVQHDLIRALDKMVPDLNFRHMEGNSDAHLKTSLIGAESTLIVEKGELLLGTWQGVYFCEFDGGRERRVLLKFIGK